A genomic region of Papaver somniferum cultivar HN1 chromosome 7, ASM357369v1, whole genome shotgun sequence contains the following coding sequences:
- the LOC113293470 gene encoding DDT domain-containing protein DDR4-like → MTEKRGRGKPPKKTEKEDEVEVIEVENEDPATEKSALSESQIARNRLRERWELASVLNFLQVFKPVLEIDMEISAEDIETGLIRPNDILSQLHISLLKGIPPVSKTLTDPDVWVTILCKKLDEWWQWVAEGKFPLGAFHGGEEISRYKDLDPTVRLVILKALCEVRADQNDALDYVHDALKTGTEVSTFRKDQIGENGKGTAYWYDGDSVIGFRLYKEVTRVNYTPRKGKGRLAPPPNSSQWETLATNLEEFGKISSELSSSKVLVEAAVGKVVENDIIPVLVKLQKKKERALKRQQTQVMLLHGLLNSHHIGANRPQRNRKPVSYTFDDYDQSIDEALQIGRTSNRRREQKEVEKKDGSQEGKQGSSSDSSAKSSSLVEKVGDVDDKNDEEGNTEDENDSINDIDDKFQGSGGEDDSDDHNYDDKTDEEDNDENENDNDNESDENFCGSEKENIGHDARTRLRNRPQKRKGLSANDIVSLRRSKRTARQTNMESGNHVNSKRTLRLRHPGNTRDNPQVV, encoded by the exons ATGACCGAAAAGCGCGGGAGAGGAAAACCCCccaaaaaaactgaaaaagaagatgaagtagAAGTGATAGAGGTTGAAAATGAAGATCCGGCGACTGAAAAATCTGCACTTTCTGAGTCGCAGATTGCTAGGAACCGTCTTCGTGAGCGATGGGAGTTAGCTTCTGTTCTTAATTTCTTACAA GTTTTTAAGCCTGTTCTTGAGATTGATATGGAAATATCAGCTGAAGATATTGAAACGGGTCTTATTAGACCTAATGATATTCTGTCTCAGCTTCATATTTCGCTATTGAAG GGAATACCACCGGTAAGCAAAACGTTGACTGATCCCGATGTATGGGTTACAATCCTCTGTAAGAAACTGGATGAATGGTGGCAATGG GTGGCTGAAGGGAAGTTTCCACTTGGTGCATTTCATGGAGG GGAGGAGATTTCTAGATACAAAGACCTTGACCCTACAGTTCGTCTAGTTATCCTGAAAGCGCTCTGTGAAGTCCGTGCTGAT CAAAATGATGCATTGGATTATGTTCATGACGCACTGAAAACTGGAACGGAGGTTTCTACTTTCCGTAAGGATCAGATAGGAGAAAATGGAAAAGGAACTGCTTACTG GTACGATGGAGATTCAGTTATTGGTTTTAGGTTATACAAGGAAGTAACAAGGGTCAACTATACTCCCAGAAAAGGAAAGGGACGCTTAGCACCACCACCAAACAGTTCTCAATGGGAAACACTAGCGACCAACCTCGAGGAATTTGGGAAAATATCA AGTGAACTCTCCTCTAGCAAGGTTCTGGTGGAAGCAGCTGTGGGAAAGGTTGTTGAGAACGATATCATTCCTGTTCTTGTGAAACTTCAGAAG AAGAAAGAAAGGGCGTTGAAGCGCCAACAAACGCAAGTAATGCTTCTGCATGGTTTATTAAATTCTCATCATATAGGGGCAAATCGTCCCCAGCGAAACCGTAAACCAGTCAGTTACACATTTG ATGACTATGACCAATCTATTGATGAAGCTCTACAGATAGGGAG GACAAGCAATAGACGTCGAGAGCAGAAAGAGGTTGAAAAGAAAGACGGTAGCCAAGAAGGCAAGCAGGGTTCTTCTAGTGACAGTTCTGCAAAAAGTAGTAGCCTCGTGGAAAAAGTTGGTGATGTTGACGACAAAAATGATGAAGAGGGTAATACTGAAGACGAGAACGATAGCATCAACGACATTGATGATAAGTTTCAAGGAAGTGGTGGTGAGGATGACAGTGATGATCACAACTACGATGACAAAACTGACGAGGAGGATAATGATGAAAATGAAAACGACAATGATAATGAAAGTGATGAAAACTTCTGCGGTTCTGAAAAGGAAAATATTGGTCATGATGCGAGGACCCGTCTTAGAAATCGTCCACAAAAAAGGAAAGGTCTATCAGCAAATGATATTGTAAGCTTACGCAGAAGTAAGAGAACAGCAAGGCAGACAAATATGGAGTCAGGAAATCATGTTAATTCTAAGAGAACGTTGAGGTTAAGACACCCTGGTAATACTAGGGACAATCCTCAAGTTGTCTAG